The Clostridioides difficile genome has a segment encoding these proteins:
- the ybaK gene encoding Cys-tRNA(Pro) deacylase: MIKVKTNAMRILDSNKIDYKVLSYEVKSEHVDGVEVAHDIGRDVNEVYKTLVTQGVSKSIYVYVIPVHENLDLKKAAKVAKEKSVDMIHVKDINKLTGYIRGGCSPVGMKKLYKTFVNESAKQLDTIIVSAGKIGYQIELSPIDLQELIRVEFADVIKK, encoded by the coding sequence ATGATTAAAGTAAAAACTAATGCTATGAGAATTTTAGATTCAAATAAAATTGATTATAAGGTACTATCTTATGAAGTCAAAAGTGAACATGTAGATGGTGTTGAGGTAGCACATGATATAGGAAGAGATGTAAATGAAGTATATAAGACTCTAGTAACTCAAGGAGTTAGTAAGAGTATTTATGTATATGTAATACCAGTACATGAAAATTTAGACTTAAAAAAAGCTGCAAAAGTAGCTAAAGAAAAAAGTGTGGATATGATTCATGTAAAAGATATAAACAAGCTTACAGGATATATTAGAGGTGGTTGTTCTCCTGTAGGGATGAAGAAGCTTTATAAGACTTTTGTAAATGAAAGTGCAAAACAATTAGATACAATTATAGTAAGTGCTGGTAAAATAGGATACCAAATAGAATTATCACCAATTGACTTACAAGAACTTATAAGAGTGGAATTTGCAGATGTAATAAAAAAATAG
- a CDS encoding fumarate hydratase, whose amino-acid sequence MRKIKSEQIIEQVKKLCIEASLYLGDDVLSCIKEKSKTEKSEVGKNILNILVENAEIAKKKNIPICQDTGMAVFFVEIGQEVLVEGDTITDAINEGVRQGYEEGYLRKSVVSPISRINTKDNTPAIIHYEMVKGDEIKIEFAAKGFGSENMSKMKMLKPSDGLEGIKKFIIDTVSEAGPNPCPPMVIGVGIGGTVDKCAQIAKKALFRELGEFNEDENIAKLESELLASINKLGIGPQGLGGTTTALGLNIETFPTHIAGLPVVVNINCHASRHKKVVI is encoded by the coding sequence TTGAGGAAGATAAAATCTGAACAAATTATTGAACAAGTAAAAAAGCTTTGCATAGAGGCTAGTTTATACTTAGGAGATGATGTCTTAAGCTGTATAAAAGAGAAATCTAAAACTGAAAAAAGTGAAGTTGGAAAAAACATATTAAATATATTAGTTGAAAATGCTGAAATAGCAAAGAAAAAAAATATACCAATATGCCAAGATACTGGCATGGCTGTATTTTTTGTTGAAATAGGACAAGAGGTTTTAGTTGAAGGAGATACAATTACGGATGCTATAAATGAGGGAGTAAGACAGGGATACGAGGAAGGATACTTAAGAAAATCTGTTGTAAGTCCAATTAGTAGAATAAATACAAAGGATAATACTCCTGCCATTATTCATTATGAAATGGTAAAAGGTGATGAAATTAAAATAGAGTTTGCTGCTAAGGGATTTGGAAGCGAAAATATGAGTAAAATGAAGATGTTAAAGCCATCAGATGGATTAGAAGGAATTAAAAAATTTATCATTGATACAGTATCAGAAGCTGGACCTAATCCATGCCCTCCTATGGTAATCGGAGTTGGTATAGGTGGAACTGTAGATAAATGTGCTCAAATAGCTAAAAAAGCACTTTTTAGAGAACTAGGCGAATTTAATGAAGATGAAAATATCGCAAAATTAGAAAGTGAATTATTAGCCTCTATTAATAAATTGGGGATAGGACCTCAGGGATTAGGAGGAACTACAACAGCTTTAGGGTTAAATATAGAGACTTTTCCTACACATATAGCAGGTCTTCCTGTTGTTGTAAATATAAACTGCCATGCATCAAGACATAAAAAGGTAGTAATTTAG
- a CDS encoding ABC transporter permease subunit has translation MKQYTLLKNKKIKEQFIDKLEVTLSCVILLFLWQIIALKINNDIFLPTINQVFSSIKEIALNSNFYIDILYSIGRCFFSFLFALIFAIILSIIAYLSRIFRNLLKPINALARSIPTMILVVLALIWFEKDSTPFIVGFAIVFPILYDSVLGAILNIDKNLLEMASVYKIRFIDKVLKIYLPAIKFQIISILVSTFSLSLKVAIAGEVYSQPTYGIGTMIQTEKINFNTSGIFAWIIIIVLISAILQVAQKFLSRSAFLWKR, from the coding sequence ATGAAGCAATATACTTTGTTGAAAAATAAGAAAATTAAAGAACAATTTATAGACAAATTAGAGGTAACACTTTCTTGTGTTATCCTCTTATTTTTGTGGCAAATTATTGCTTTAAAAATTAACAATGATATATTCTTGCCAACTATAAATCAAGTCTTTAGTAGTATCAAAGAAATCGCATTGAATTCTAATTTCTATATAGACATACTTTATTCAATAGGTAGATGTTTTTTTAGTTTTTTATTTGCTTTGATTTTTGCTATCATATTGTCTATAATAGCATATTTAAGTAGGATTTTTAGAAATTTATTAAAGCCAATTAATGCTCTAGCACGTTCAATACCAACGATGATATTAGTAGTACTTGCACTAATTTGGTTTGAAAAAGATAGTACACCTTTTATAGTTGGATTTGCTATAGTTTTTCCAATCTTATATGATAGTGTTTTAGGAGCTATATTAAATATTGATAAGAATTTATTAGAAATGGCAAGTGTGTATAAGATAAGATTTATAGATAAGGTGTTGAAAATTTATTTACCAGCTATAAAATTTCAAATTATATCTATATTAGTATCGACATTTTCACTAAGTCTAAAAGTTGCTATAGCAGGAGAGGTATACAGTCAACCTACATATGGTATTGGGACTATGATACAAACTGAAAAAATTAATTTTAATACATCTGGGATATTTGCATGGATAATTATAATAGTTTTAATTTCAGCCATCTTACAAGTAGCTCAAAAATTTTTGTCAAGGAGTGCTTTTTTATGGAAAAGATAA
- a CDS encoding ABC transporter substrate-binding protein yields the protein MKKYIYIMLSAALSVIFLVGCSQEQNEKPKEEPAVVKEVKVAVPDGLPAVAVAKLANENPAIKDGYETMYSIEKTPEAISTRVMKKDVDIAIVPSNMAAIAYNKTSSYNIVGTVGMGSLYLVSTDDIKDYSDLIGKEVGCTGKGLTPDITIRSLLSQKDINPADINFNYVNSASELVPLLATGKITTGIVPEPALSALMSKNPNIKIIKSLNDSWKEVSGSKDGYPQSTLIIKSDFLRDNKEFVDSFLGQLSNSVDWANKNPEELGKYSEQIKISTEPKIIGKALERANLRYIPVKDMINDYKNYYEKLANFDDKTVGGKVPDEAIYFVEK from the coding sequence ATGAAAAAGTATATTTATATAATGTTATCAGCAGCATTAAGTGTAATTTTTTTAGTGGGGTGTTCACAAGAACAAAATGAAAAGCCAAAAGAAGAACCAGCAGTTGTTAAAGAAGTAAAGGTAGCTGTTCCAGATGGATTGCCAGCGGTAGCAGTAGCTAAATTAGCAAATGAAAACCCGGCTATTAAAGATGGATATGAAACAATGTATAGCATTGAGAAAACACCAGAGGCAATTTCTACTAGAGTAATGAAAAAAGATGTAGATATAGCTATAGTTCCATCAAATATGGCTGCAATAGCATATAATAAAACTTCAAGTTATAATATAGTTGGTACTGTAGGTATGGGGTCTCTTTATTTAGTATCAACAGATGATATAAAGGATTATTCTGATTTAATTGGAAAAGAAGTTGGATGTACAGGGAAAGGTCTTACTCCAGATATAACGATAAGAAGTCTTTTATCACAAAAAGATATAAATCCAGCAGATATAAATTTTAATTATGTAAATTCTGCAAGTGAACTAGTACCTTTATTGGCTACAGGAAAAATTACAACAGGGATTGTTCCAGAGCCTGCACTTAGTGCTTTAATGTCCAAGAATCCAAATATAAAAATTATAAAAAGTTTAAATGATTCATGGAAAGAAGTAAGTGGCTCAAAAGATGGATATCCTCAATCTACATTAATTATAAAATCTGATTTTTTAAGAGACAATAAAGAATTTGTAGATTCTTTTTTAGGACAATTATCAAATAGTGTAGATTGGGCAAATAAAAATCCTGAGGAATTAGGTAAATATTCTGAGCAAATAAAAATATCTACTGAACCTAAAATAATAGGTAAAGCTCTTGAAAGGGCTAACTTAAGATACATTCCGGTTAAAGACATGATTAATGATTACAAAAACTACTATGAGAAATTAGCTAATTTTGATGATAAGACAGTGGGAGGCAAAGTACCAGATGAAGCAATATACTTTGTTGAAAAATAA
- a CDS encoding ABC transporter ATP-binding protein — MEKIRLSIENINKKYDNHIIFKNFNIDFYIDNVNCILGKSGCGKTTLLNIVSGLIENDTCNLNIKKSSNKIGSKLEVSYIFQEDRLIDWLTVEENIKIVVNKYYSKTQLDKICDEYLDLVGISRYKKFYPQMLSGGLRQRVNIARAFIYPSKTIIMDEPFKSIDAKNKQIIIDNFKDILKKEKRTVLFVTHDIEEALFLADNIFILGDSPMRIKKELKNSNELEKNEVLKLI; from the coding sequence ATGGAAAAGATAAGGTTAAGTATTGAGAATATAAATAAAAAATATGATAATCATATTATATTTAAAAATTTTAATATTGATTTTTACATAGATAATGTTAACTGTATACTTGGAAAATCTGGATGTGGAAAAACTACTCTCTTAAATATAGTAAGCGGTCTTATAGAAAACGATACTTGTAATTTAAATATTAAAAAAAGTTCAAATAAAATTGGTAGTAAGTTAGAGGTAAGTTACATATTTCAAGAAGATAGACTCATAGATTGGTTAACTGTAGAAGAAAATATAAAGATAGTTGTAAATAAATACTACAGTAAAACTCAACTAGATAAGATTTGTGATGAATATTTAGATTTGGTTGGAATTAGTAGATATAAAAAATTTTATCCTCAGATGCTTAGTGGAGGTCTTAGACAAAGAGTAAATATTGCTAGAGCTTTTATTTACCCATCAAAGACTATTATAATGGATGAACCTTTTAAATCCATTGATGCAAAGAATAAACAAATAATAATAGATAATTTTAAAGACATACTTAAAAAAGAAAAAAGAACTGTTTTGTTTGTAACTCATGATATTGAAGAAGCATTATTTTTAGCAGATAATATATTTATTTTAGGAGATTCACCTATGAGAATAAAAAAAGAACTAAAAAATTCTAATGAATTAGAAAAAAATGAAGTTTTGAAGTTAATATAG
- a CDS encoding YgiQ family radical SAM protein, translating to MENRFLPISKQDMIDRGWEELDFVLVTGDAYVDHHSFGTAIISRVLENAGYKVGIIAQPNWKTTDDFMKLGKPRLGFLVNAGNMDSMVNHYSVSKKHRDKDMYSPGGKMGHRPDRATIVYCNKIREAYSDVAIVIGGIEASLRRFGHYDYWSDKVRKSMLIDSGADLLVYGMSEKQIVDVANALNDGYDPKYIRHIDGTCYIADTLEEIYDNYILIPSYKEICEDKMKYVEAFKIQYDEQDPFRGNIIVQPHGSKYLVQNKPEKPLNREELDEVYGLPYQKTYHPVYEKSGGIPAIEEVKFSIVSSRGCFGSCSFCAITFHQGRAVQSRSEKSIIDEAVGITKLNDFKGYIHDVGGPTANFRRPACNKQITKGACKNRQCLSPSPCKNLDADHSEYLHLLRAVRKLPNIKKVFVRSGIRYDYVMADKNNKFLRELIEHHVSGQLKVAPEHISEEVLEYMQKPAGKTYDKFRQKFFAINEELGKKQYLIPYLMSSHPGSTLNSAIELAEYLRDTHYQPEQVQDFYPTPGTLSTTMFYTGIDPLTMKPVYVPKSKRDKAMQRALLQYRAPRNYDLVYSALVEAGREDLIGFGHRCLIKPKDEKPYFNRNSSNKSSSNKNRNKASIENKKHNENNRDNKKQQKSPSKRKKKY from the coding sequence ATGGAAAATAGGTTTTTACCAATAAGTAAACAAGATATGATAGATAGAGGATGGGAAGAGCTAGACTTTGTGTTGGTTACAGGTGATGCATATGTAGACCATCATAGTTTTGGTACAGCAATAATATCTAGAGTTTTAGAAAATGCTGGATATAAGGTAGGTATAATAGCACAACCAAATTGGAAGACGACAGATGATTTTATGAAATTAGGAAAGCCTAGACTTGGATTTTTGGTTAATGCAGGGAATATGGATTCAATGGTCAACCATTATTCAGTGAGTAAAAAGCATAGAGATAAGGATATGTATTCTCCTGGTGGAAAAATGGGTCATAGACCAGATAGAGCCACAATAGTCTATTGTAATAAAATAAGAGAAGCATATAGCGATGTTGCAATAGTAATTGGAGGAATTGAAGCTAGTCTAAGAAGATTTGGGCACTATGATTATTGGAGTGATAAGGTTAGAAAGTCAATGTTGATAGATAGTGGAGCAGATTTATTAGTTTATGGAATGAGTGAAAAGCAGATTGTGGATGTGGCTAATGCACTTAATGATGGATATGATCCAAAATATATTAGGCACATTGATGGGACATGTTATATTGCAGATACGTTAGAAGAAATATACGATAACTATATATTGATTCCATCATATAAAGAAATATGTGAAGATAAAATGAAATATGTAGAGGCTTTTAAAATTCAATATGATGAACAAGACCCATTTAGAGGAAATATAATTGTTCAACCTCATGGAAGTAAGTACTTAGTTCAAAATAAGCCAGAAAAGCCTTTAAATAGAGAAGAATTGGATGAAGTTTATGGATTACCATATCAAAAAACATATCATCCTGTATATGAGAAGTCTGGTGGTATACCAGCTATAGAAGAAGTAAAATTTAGTATAGTAAGTTCAAGAGGATGCTTTGGTAGCTGTTCATTTTGTGCAATAACATTTCATCAAGGAAGAGCTGTTCAAAGTAGAAGTGAGAAATCAATTATTGATGAAGCAGTAGGAATAACGAAATTAAATGATTTTAAAGGATATATACACGATGTCGGAGGGCCAACAGCTAATTTTAGAAGACCAGCATGTAACAAACAAATTACTAAAGGTGCATGTAAAAATAGACAATGTTTATCTCCATCACCATGTAAAAACTTAGATGCAGACCATAGTGAGTATCTACACTTACTTAGAGCTGTAAGAAAATTACCTAACATAAAAAAAGTTTTTGTACGCTCTGGTATTAGGTATGATTATGTAATGGCAGATAAAAATAATAAATTTCTTAGAGAGCTAATAGAACATCATGTAAGTGGTCAATTGAAGGTGGCTCCAGAACACATATCAGAAGAAGTTTTAGAATATATGCAAAAGCCAGCAGGAAAAACTTATGATAAGTTTAGACAGAAGTTTTTTGCTATAAATGAAGAATTAGGTAAAAAACAATATTTGATACCATATTTAATGTCTAGTCATCCAGGGTCTACATTAAATAGTGCTATAGAGTTAGCTGAGTATTTGAGAGATACTCATTATCAACCAGAGCAAGTTCAAGATTTTTATCCAACTCCTGGAACGCTATCAACTACAATGTTTTATACAGGAATAGACCCACTTACAATGAAGCCAGTCTATGTTCCAAAATCAAAACGTGACAAAGCGATGCAAAGAGCTTTATTACAGTATAGAGCACCTAGAAACTATGACTTGGTATATTCTGCATTAGTTGAAGCTGGAAGAGAAGATTTGATAGGTTTTGGACATCGATGTCTAATAAAACCAAAGGATGAGAAACCTTATTTTAATAGAAATAGTTCTAATAAAAGTAGTTCTAATAAAAATAGAAATAAAGCTTCTATTGAAAATAAAAAGCATAATGAAAACAATAGAGACAATAAAAAGCAACAAAAAAGCCCAAGTAAGAGAAAGAAAAAATATTAA